One part of the Tachyglossus aculeatus isolate mTacAcu1 chromosome 26, mTacAcu1.pri, whole genome shotgun sequence genome encodes these proteins:
- the HAUS5 gene encoding HAUS augmin-like complex subunit 5, with protein MDADVDLDPQALGHRLRRWATEEMGLPPNRLPTDGAFRRLCVGQGASIWAYVTEHIHSPRNVKKIRGNVLWYAHLDRSQAGGGPPHGAQRRLELQQAVARVRAELSDLDLSLELAEREAEAQEEAVEDTLGRIQDAQRRALLFQARAAGAAWQRRSLRDRVQRLEGQLVRLRDIRKASVDVMLEFPPASLPSAPADLPALEPDVLRDVRRACALRADLLDSLLDCGPERDSWAARQSQSATTHRQWLSSVEVLLGSHPPAHVLGALEFLAQEQMAQLQRLTNMDDPGTGQKLSLRSASPPPQVTSDISTSPHEALPSLQNLIQDGWRGAAELLSRRSPLLQEHRTLTLQLHRLLQNVEQLGPGDPAHRLALVLGVRAARLRGLRAALGAQCQALEAAGGRRQRELRDLQAKQKKILSFRSLVEERQQQIRALIKGNSRSKSQLLGCPGEVRQEAQQKVVAVAVAVESEGQALQGALERDAQLLEGLNLHPLLHPLPPLDRTVTILPQQQRPPPEERSHPVVTSLGLPPHQAPELLLAQVADLRQDCRFLQAQLQQRSAGVLGPLRMHSTSTPLVQELLATQASQEQEQAARLCPALQQLQGLLAQGLQRGPRLWEAIEDWWEQPAQRCVAGLRRGGLTLAEWQQRWSRARTGLQGHSG; from the exons ATGGACGCGGACGTGGACTTGGACCCGCAGGCGCTGGGCCACCGGCTGCGCCGCTGGGCCACCGAGGAGATGGGCCTGCCGCCGAACCGCCTGCCCACGGACGGCGCCTTCCGGAG GTTGTGCGTGGGGCAGGGCGCGAGCATCTGGGCCTACGTCACCGAACACATCCACAGCCCGCG GAACGTGAAGAAAATTCGTGGGAATGTGCTGTG GTACGCTCACCTGGACCGTTCACAG GCAGGAGGCGGCCCCCCGCACGGTGCCCAACGGCGCCTGGAGCTGCAGCAGGCTGTGGCCCGGGTTCGGGCCGAGCTGTCTGATCTGGACCTGAGCCTGGAGCTGGCAGAGAGGGAGgccgaagcccagg AGGAGGCCGTGGAGGACACCCTGGGGAGGATCCAGGACGCGCAGCGCCGAGCCCTGCTGTTCCAGGCGCGGGCAGCCGGCGCCGCCTGGCAGAGACGCAGCCTGAGGGACAGAGTCCAGCGGCTGGAGGGGCAACTGGTGCGGCTGCGGGACATCAG GAAGGCTTCGGTGGATGTGATGTTAGAGTTCCCGCCGGCCTCGCTCCCCTCCGCTCCCGccgacctcccggccctggagccCGACGTCCTG CGAGACGTCCGCCGAGCCTGCGCCCTCAGGGCCGACCTTCTGGACTCGCTGCTGGACTGCGGGCCCGAGAGAGACAGCTG GGCGGCAAGGCAGAGCCAGAGTGCAACCACCCACCGGCAGTGGTTGAGCAGCGTGGAG GTCCTGCTGGGCAGCCATCCTCCTGCCCACGTGCTGGGTGCCCTGGAGTTCCTGGCTCAAGAGCAGATGGCCCAGCTGCAGAGGCTGACCAACATGGATGACCCGGGCACCGGACAGAAGCTCAG CCTCCGCTCTGCCTCACCACCCCCGCAAGTCACTTCTGACATCTCCACCTCCCCCCACGAGGCGCTACCCTCTCTGCAGAATCTGATTCAG GACGGCTGGCGCGGTGCAGCGGAGCTGCTCTCTCGGCGGAGCCCCCTCCTGCAGGAACACCGGACCCTCACCCTGCAGCTCCATCGCCTCCTCCAGAACGTGGAGCAGCTTGGCCCGGGGGACCCCGCGCACAG ACTGGCACTCGTGCTGGGTGTTCGGGCGGCACGGCTGCGGGGGCTGCGGGCGGCGCTGGGCGCCCAGTGCCAGGCGCTGGAGGCGGCGGGCGGGCGACGGCAGCGGGAACTCCGCGACCTTCAGGCCAAGCAGAAGAAGATCCTGAGCTTCCGGAGCCTTGTG GAGGAGCGTCAGCAGCAGATCCGGGCGCTGATCAAGGGAAACTCGAGGAGCAAGAGCCAGCTGTTGGGGTGTCCCGGGGAG GTGCGTCAGGAAGCCCAGCAGAAAGTGGTGGCGGTGGCGGTGGCCGTGGAGAGCGaggggcaggctctgcagggggCCCTGGAGCGCGACGCTCAGCTACTAGAGGGTCTGAACCTCCATCCCCTACTGCACCCGCTCCCACCTCTGGACCG gaccGTGACCATCCTTCCCCAGCAGCAGCGACCACCCCCAGAGGAGCGATCCCACCCCGTCGTCACCAGTCTGGGGCTGCCACCTCACCAA GCCCCAGAGCTGCTCCTGGCGCAAGTGGCGGACCTCCGCCAGGACTGCCGCTTCCTCCAGGCCCAGCTCCAGCAACGCTCTGCCGGGGTCCTCGGCCCCCTGCGGATGCATTCGACGTCCACCCCTCTCGTGCAAG AACTCCTGGCGACGCAGGCTtcccaggagcaggagcaggcagCCCGGCTGTGCCCCGCGCTGCAGCAGCTCCAGGGGCTCCTGGCCCAGGGCCTGCAGCGTGGCCCGCGCCTCTGGGAGGCCATCGAGGACTG GTGGGAGCAGCCGGCGCAGCGGTGCGTGGCGGGGCTCCGTCGCGGCGGCCTGACCCTGGCCGAGTGGCAGCAGCGCTGGAGCCGTGCCCGGACCGGCTTGCAGGGGCACAGCGGTTGA
- the LOC119945757 gene encoding cytochrome c oxidase subunit 6B1 yields the protein MAEDIKTKIANYRTAPFDSRFPNQNQTRNCWQNYLDFHRCEKAMNAKGGDVSICQWYRRVYKSLCPISWVNSWDERREDGTFPGKI from the exons ATGGCCGAGGACATCAAGACCAAGATCGCCAACTACCGCACGGCGCCCTTCGACAGCCGCTTCCCCAACCAGAACCAGACCCGCAACTGCTGGCAGAATTACCTGG ACTTTCACCGCTGCGAGAAGGCCATGAACGCCAAGGGCGGGGACGTCTCCATCTGCCAGTGGTATCGGCGCGTCTACAAGTCTCTGTGTCCCATCTCCTGG GTGAACTCCTGGGACGAACGCAGAGAGGATGGCACATTTCCCGGGAAGATCTGA